One Gemmatimonadota bacterium genomic region harbors:
- a CDS encoding ABC transporter permease, with the protein MRAFAQSLRRHPASALAAVGMAAIGIALLTVALSIRDAARWRTLPFPAAREMVVLTSSHTSPREVRTRIGWSFARLQLVRERASTVDLVAPWRPASVTLSTGDAPRVIAGEFVSPEYFTLTGVTPVEGRGFSADEDRPAAAVPVVIIAAQLRDRLTQDGTPITIGTPLRLNGQLVTVIGVMPDGFRGLTGSADFWLPTPMAPVLTYPEYLTTNQDFITLLARRRPEMADDAIQREVAMLAAAAYRAAPSDDVPGDVTVGGEVQSLGDARLRPEVSRASALLVGGAGVLFLLTLANLAALVMGRALARRRESAVGLALGATPHRLWRQFATDGAALVAGGAVIALLAITGWLRATGPLDPLAGLGRGFLSTWSAVNFDLRLVGWWIVVSAVAIVVVAAIPATWATRRVTLGDLRAGSHAAAATGVSLRRPGIGAALLGVEALLAVVLVGAAAQLLDSYRRVQSATIGVEVERVLTFELQPAERDVPADAAPAFISRVLDELRTVPGVVSASVDGGAPLAGSASTGLQVVGRTGSGERAPPTVLRHYVGEEHFATLGIPIKAGRGFDATDREGAPRVVVISETAARQFFPAGDALGQRVWFTGSTMTSPDSSGEIVGIVGDVRYDPPLGERTTASFYTPYRQFTYGWRVYFVKVTGDPRAMERALAAAVGRVAPGLPLRNVRPLAEVLHTARAAPRRAASGTTMLAVLGLLLAACGTWAVVSHATTQRTRDIAIRIAHGATTAGVLRLVLRDGLAWPLAGLAAGVALSMAGSGALRALLYGVAPGAPLTVVAGAAVFALAALVACLLPAYRATRVNPIDALRAD; encoded by the coding sequence ATGCGAGCTTTCGCCCAGTCCCTGCGTCGCCACCCGGCCTCTGCCCTCGCGGCCGTTGGCATGGCCGCGATTGGGATCGCGCTGCTCACCGTAGCGCTGTCCATCCGCGATGCGGCGCGGTGGCGCACGCTCCCCTTTCCAGCGGCTCGCGAGATGGTGGTGCTCACGTCCAGCCACACCAGTCCGCGTGAGGTGCGGACCCGCATCGGCTGGTCGTTTGCCCGGTTACAGTTGGTGCGCGAACGCGCCTCGACCGTCGACCTCGTCGCTCCCTGGCGCCCGGCGTCGGTGACCCTTTCAACCGGCGACGCGCCGCGGGTGATCGCTGGAGAGTTTGTCTCTCCCGAGTACTTCACCCTCACCGGCGTCACTCCCGTCGAGGGACGCGGGTTCAGCGCCGATGAAGACCGGCCGGCGGCCGCCGTCCCCGTGGTGATCATCGCGGCCCAGCTGCGCGACCGGCTAACTCAGGACGGCACGCCGATCACCATCGGGACGCCGCTGCGGCTCAATGGCCAGCTCGTCACCGTGATCGGCGTGATGCCCGACGGCTTTCGCGGTCTCACCGGCAGCGCTGACTTCTGGTTGCCAACACCGATGGCGCCGGTGCTCACCTATCCGGAGTACCTCACCACGAACCAGGATTTCATCACCCTGCTGGCTCGGCGGCGGCCCGAAATGGCGGACGACGCGATTCAGCGCGAGGTCGCGATGCTGGCCGCGGCCGCGTATCGCGCGGCGCCGTCCGACGACGTACCCGGAGACGTGACGGTGGGTGGGGAGGTACAGTCGTTAGGCGACGCGCGTCTTCGGCCCGAGGTGAGCCGCGCGTCTGCGTTGTTGGTCGGCGGTGCCGGCGTGCTGTTCCTCCTGACCCTCGCCAATCTCGCCGCGCTAGTCATGGGGCGTGCCCTCGCGCGGCGACGCGAGTCCGCCGTCGGGCTTGCCCTGGGTGCGACCCCGCACCGCCTGTGGCGGCAGTTCGCCACGGATGGCGCAGCGCTCGTTGCCGGTGGAGCGGTGATCGCCCTGCTGGCCATTACCGGATGGCTACGCGCGACCGGGCCGCTCGATCCCCTCGCGGGTCTCGGGCGCGGCTTCTTGAGCACCTGGAGCGCCGTCAACTTCGACCTCCGGCTGGTGGGATGGTGGATCGTCGTGTCCGCGGTGGCCATCGTGGTTGTCGCCGCGATCCCAGCCACGTGGGCCACGCGACGTGTGACCCTTGGCGACCTGCGTGCCGGATCGCATGCGGCCGCGGCCACCGGCGTCTCGTTGCGGCGACCCGGCATTGGGGCGGCCCTCCTCGGCGTCGAGGCGCTGCTCGCGGTCGTCCTGGTCGGTGCGGCCGCACAACTACTCGACAGCTATCGCCGGGTGCAGTCGGCAACGATCGGTGTTGAGGTGGAGCGGGTCCTGACCTTCGAGCTGCAGCCGGCAGAGCGCGACGTGCCGGCCGATGCGGCGCCGGCGTTCATCAGCCGGGTGCTGGACGAGTTGCGAACGGTCCCCGGCGTCGTATCGGCGAGCGTGGATGGCGGTGCGCCCCTCGCCGGGAGTGCGAGCACCGGGTTGCAGGTCGTGGGACGCACCGGGTCCGGCGAGCGTGCGCCGCCCACGGTGTTGCGGCATTATGTGGGCGAGGAGCACTTCGCCACGTTAGGCATCCCGATCAAGGCCGGTCGCGGCTTTGACGCCACGGATCGTGAGGGGGCACCGCGTGTGGTCGTCATCAGCGAGACGGCCGCCCGACAGTTCTTTCCCGCTGGTGACGCCCTCGGCCAGCGCGTCTGGTTCACCGGCAGCACGATGACGTCGCCAGACAGCAGCGGCGAGATTGTGGGCATCGTCGGCGACGTGCGGTACGATCCGCCGCTGGGCGAGCGGACCACCGCCAGTTTCTACACCCCCTACCGGCAATTCACCTATGGGTGGCGGGTGTACTTCGTTAAGGTGACGGGCGATCCGCGCGCCATGGAACGGGCACTCGCTGCGGCAGTGGGCCGGGTGGCCCCGGGGCTGCCGCTGCGCAACGTGCGCCCGTTGGCCGAGGTGCTCCACACGGCCCGCGCCGCCCCACGTCGCGCCGCGTCCGGGACCACGATGCTGGCGGTCCTTGGCCTCCTGCTCGCCGCGTGCGGCACCTGGGCGGTCGTCTCGCATGCCACGACCCAGCGCACGCGCGACATCGCGATTCGCATCGCGCACGGCGCGACGACCG
- a CDS encoding GNAT family N-acetyltransferase, which yields MITSIRIRRGMPADAAALAALASRTFEETFRHTTTAEDMAAHLARAYGEAQQGAELADAGTLTFLAEEDGVLAAFAQVRRGAPGDPLILDAPVELYRFYVDRPWHGLGLAQRLMQHVRAAASELGGRELWLSVWSGNERAKAFYAKEGFVDRAETVFWLGSDRQVDRIFVAVMDGAIP from the coding sequence ATGATCACCTCCATCCGGATTCGACGCGGCATGCCGGCTGACGCGGCTGCCCTGGCGGCGCTCGCCTCGCGGACGTTCGAGGAGACCTTTCGCCATACGACGACGGCGGAGGACATGGCCGCACACCTGGCGCGCGCCTATGGGGAGGCGCAGCAGGGCGCGGAGCTGGCCGACGCGGGCACGCTGACCTTCCTCGCTGAAGAGGATGGCGTGCTGGCCGCCTTTGCCCAGGTGCGCCGCGGTGCGCCTGGCGATCCCCTGATTTTGGACGCCCCCGTGGAGCTGTACCGGTTCTATGTCGATCGGCCCTGGCATGGACTCGGCCTCGCCCAGCGCCTGATGCAGCATGTGCGCGCGGCAGCGAGCGAGTTGGGTGGTCGCGAGTTATGGCTCAGCGTCTGGAGCGGGAACGAGCGCGCCAAGGCGTTTTACGCGAAGGAGGGGTTCGTCGACCGGGCGGAGACCGTGTTCTGGCTCGGAAGCGACCGGCAGGTCGACCGGATCTTCGTTGCCGTGATGGATGGGGCGATCCCCTGA
- a CDS encoding galactose oxidase — protein sequence MRSKQRYACRLHAESHREGLGARRHLGSRAVLVAGVIAALAQRAMAQPALPMAVANNAVAQGTVDGRSWLFSFLGIDATKRWSGITRAAFAWSPGMPTWRRLPDVPGAVGRLAATAQVVRGKAYLFGGYTVDSAGNERSLDVVNVWNAAAGRWETAPPMTVAVDDAVSATWRDSLVYVISGWHHTDNVPLVQVFDVVAKRWAQATPIPGPGVFGHTGGISGNTLVYVDGARRQDGKVRYGLERSSWAGEIDPTHPLRIKWRRLPDHLGPALYRAAAGGCGALVVFAGGTDNPYNYNGIGYDGVPANPRRDTFAWDTRRGIWRRLAPASNATMDHRALALQGDTAVVVGGMVPGQRVTDQVERWPVGGCDR from the coding sequence GTGAGGAGCAAACAGCGGTATGCATGTCGCCTGCACGCGGAGAGTCACCGCGAGGGACTGGGGGCACGGCGCCACCTGGGGTCGCGCGCGGTGCTGGTGGCGGGCGTGATCGCCGCGCTGGCGCAGCGTGCGATGGCACAGCCGGCATTGCCCATGGCCGTGGCCAACAACGCCGTGGCGCAGGGCACGGTGGATGGGCGGTCGTGGCTCTTCTCCTTCCTTGGCATCGACGCAACGAAACGCTGGTCCGGCATCACCCGCGCTGCCTTCGCCTGGTCACCGGGGATGCCCACCTGGCGTCGGTTGCCGGACGTCCCGGGCGCGGTGGGGCGGCTCGCGGCGACGGCGCAGGTGGTGCGCGGCAAGGCGTACCTGTTCGGTGGCTACACGGTGGACTCGGCGGGCAACGAACGGTCGCTCGACGTCGTGAATGTGTGGAATGCTGCAGCAGGTCGTTGGGAAACGGCGCCGCCGATGACCGTCGCGGTGGATGATGCCGTGAGCGCGACCTGGCGGGACTCGCTGGTTTACGTGATTTCCGGCTGGCACCACACCGACAACGTGCCCCTGGTCCAGGTGTTTGACGTGGTCGCGAAGCGGTGGGCGCAGGCCACGCCGATTCCCGGGCCGGGAGTCTTTGGCCATACCGGCGGGATCTCGGGGAACACGCTGGTCTATGTGGATGGCGCGCGACGCCAGGACGGGAAGGTGAGATACGGGTTGGAGCGATCATCGTGGGCCGGCGAGATCGATCCGACGCATCCGTTGCGCATCAAATGGCGGCGGCTCCCTGATCACCTTGGTCCGGCGTTGTATCGCGCAGCGGCCGGTGGCTGCGGGGCGCTGGTCGTTTTTGCCGGTGGCACGGACAACCCGTACAACTACAATGGGATAGGGTACGATGGGGTCCCGGCGAACCCGCGCCGTGACACGTTCGCATGGGACACGCGCCGCGGAATCTGGCGGCGGCTCGCGCCGGCGTCGAACGCGACCATGGACCATCGTGCCCTCGCGCTCCAGGGGGATACGGCCGTTGTCGTGGGGGGGATGGTGCCGGGGCAGCGCGTGACGGACCAGGTGGAGCGCTGGCCGGTGGGCGGGTGCGATCGATAG
- a CDS encoding nuclear transport factor 2 family protein translates to MTPTLRRALLALAIVSLPASAQGTRGDADEVKATLTQMWAAIEAGDVERYASFVHPDFTQFGENDPYLAEGKEKEVRGMAAYLQRAKGVHTDMHNAQVTVRGTVAWITYYWTDAGVVEGKRVSSHGKSTRVFVKENGRWLCIHGHYTNGT, encoded by the coding sequence ATGACTCCAACATTGCGCCGTGCCCTGCTGGCCCTTGCGATTGTGTCGCTTCCCGCGAGCGCCCAGGGGACGCGCGGTGACGCCGACGAGGTCAAGGCGACGCTGACCCAGATGTGGGCGGCGATCGAGGCGGGAGACGTCGAGCGATATGCGTCGTTCGTTCATCCCGACTTCACGCAGTTCGGGGAGAACGACCCCTACCTCGCCGAGGGGAAGGAGAAGGAGGTGCGGGGGATGGCCGCGTATCTCCAGCGGGCCAAGGGGGTACATACGGACATGCACAACGCGCAGGTGACGGTGCGTGGCACCGTCGCCTGGATCACGTACTATTGGACGGATGCGGGGGTGGTGGAGGGGAAACGCGTCTCCAGCCACGGCAAGTCGACCCGGGTTTTCGTGAAGGAGAATGGCCGCTGGCTCTGCATCCACGGCCACTACACCAACGGCACATGA
- a CDS encoding glutaminyl-peptide cyclotransferase, giving the protein MATTTRLMTLGALAIAVMGVHGCDKVRGAEVDAPFEVLATYPHDTAAYTQGLLWDDSVMLESTGQYTHSELRRVDLTTGRVLQSRRLADNRFGEGLIKLNGKLYQLTWESGVGYIYDAATFAPLDSFTYKGEGWGLATDGSAIIMSDGSDSLRWLDPQTLQQQKAVKVTYEGSPFPKINEMEWVDGMILANVYESDWIAKIDPATGQVVRLYDFASLWPKAQRPYGAEVFNGISLGPQPGTLLVTGKLWPSLYVVRLKS; this is encoded by the coding sequence ATGGCAACCACCACGCGATTGATGACGTTAGGCGCCCTGGCTATCGCGGTGATGGGGGTGCACGGATGCGACAAGGTCCGCGGCGCCGAGGTCGATGCGCCGTTCGAGGTACTGGCGACATATCCGCACGACACCGCGGCCTACACGCAGGGGCTGTTGTGGGACGATAGCGTGATGCTGGAGAGCACGGGGCAGTACACGCACTCCGAGCTGCGTCGCGTCGACCTCACGACGGGGCGGGTGCTGCAGTCCCGTCGACTCGCCGACAACCGATTCGGGGAAGGGCTGATCAAGCTCAACGGCAAGCTCTACCAGCTGACCTGGGAGAGCGGGGTGGGCTACATCTACGACGCCGCCACCTTTGCGCCGCTCGATTCCTTCACCTACAAGGGAGAGGGATGGGGGCTGGCGACGGACGGCTCGGCCATCATCATGAGCGACGGCTCGGATTCACTGCGCTGGCTGGACCCGCAGACGCTGCAGCAGCAGAAGGCCGTGAAGGTCACCTACGAGGGGAGCCCGTTCCCGAAGATCAACGAGATGGAATGGGTCGACGGGATGATCCTGGCCAACGTGTACGAGAGCGACTGGATCGCGAAGATCGACCCGGCGACAGGGCAGGTGGTGCGGCTCTACGACTTTGCCTCGCTGTGGCCGAAGGCGCAGCGTCCGTATGGGGCGGAGGTGTTCAACGGGATTTCGCTGGGGCCGCAGCCGGGGACGTTACTGGTGACCGGGAAGCTGTGGCCGTCGCTGTACGTCGTGCGGCTCAAGAGCTAG
- a CDS encoding Rieske (2Fe-2S) protein has protein sequence MTETPLALLSRREFTRLAGLACVAAACSSDEGGPTAPTAGGVTISGNTMTLTVAQNPTLSQSNGMVLVSQRSVLVVRVSATQYQALSSVCTHQACTVSSFDGSRLTCPCHGSQFSTSGAVTKGPAASALRAFPTTFDAASGTIAVDLA, from the coding sequence ATGACAGAAACGCCCCTCGCCCTGCTCAGCCGCCGCGAGTTCACCCGCCTGGCCGGGCTCGCTTGCGTCGCCGCCGCGTGCTCATCCGATGAAGGGGGACCGACGGCTCCGACGGCTGGTGGCGTCACGATCAGTGGCAACACCATGACTCTTACCGTTGCCCAGAACCCGACGCTGTCCCAGTCCAACGGGATGGTCCTGGTCTCGCAACGCAGCGTGCTCGTGGTCCGCGTCTCTGCGACCCAGTACCAGGCCCTGTCCTCGGTGTGCACACATCAGGCGTGCACGGTGAGCAGCTTCGACGGCTCCAGGCTCACCTGTCCCTGCCACGGCTCGCAGTTCAGCACCTCGGGGGCGGTGACCAAGGGGCCGGCTGCTTCGGCGTTGCGCGCGTTTCCGACCACGTTTGACGCCGCCAGCGGGACCATTGCGGTGGACTTGGCCTGA
- a CDS encoding copper resistance protein CopC, producing the protein MSSSRRVFVRLLIAGTAVLAVGTSARAAMHLRLAKSEPAKDAVVAAPTQLQLWFSLKPAMSITSVKLTSSSDAAVKVGKAAHSGDEKAPVLVAIEEPLAAGKYTVSWKTASSDMHPVTGDFSFTVK; encoded by the coding sequence ATGTCGTCTTCCCGTCGCGTCTTCGTTCGGCTGTTGATTGCTGGAACCGCGGTGCTCGCCGTCGGCACCAGCGCCCGCGCCGCGATGCACCTTCGCCTCGCCAAGAGCGAGCCCGCGAAGGATGCCGTGGTCGCTGCACCGACCCAATTGCAGCTCTGGTTCTCACTCAAGCCCGCTATGTCGATCACGAGCGTGAAGCTGACGTCGTCGAGCGATGCTGCGGTGAAGGTGGGGAAGGCCGCCCACAGTGGCGACGAGAAGGCGCCCGTGCTCGTGGCCATTGAGGAGCCGCTGGCCGCTGGCAAGTACACGGTGTCGTGGAAGACGGCGTCGAGTGACATGCACCCCGTCACCGGAGACTTCAGCTTTACGGTCAAGTGA
- a CDS encoding exo-alpha-sialidase — MRHGAWSLAAAVACGGGMGEPAAVTRTMLDAPPARGMSPAITLDSAGQAHYAWVALDSVGTGHLFTMNEGGTRQELVDPLGPAQFDGETPPKLQTAPDGSLMMSYAVAVPDSAAKYKALSGLRFVRSTDGGATWSVPVTVADDGDLQRYRNDHTMTIGQDGKVFVAWLDERAADTARVFLARSEDQGATWSRNVALDMEEACGCCRTPVTTGPDGTVYAIWRKVLGEHRDHVVARSRDGGSTWSVPTLVHADSFAIAHCPDAGPSIAVDAQNRLHISWWTGREGAAGVKYAWSDDGGATFSAPTAIGVAPFAKASHSQLVLFGGTGIAIAWDDGTLRPARIAVRVSRDRGASFGEATYLSDSAATASFPVLAARGDQLEVLWQERGAIPGAPAPEASTRDGPWTSYDARGPARLVRAVVPLR; from the coding sequence ATGCGGCACGGTGCCTGGTCGCTGGCCGCGGCGGTCGCGTGCGGGGGTGGAATGGGGGAGCCAGCGGCCGTCACGCGCACGATGCTTGACGCGCCGCCGGCTCGGGGCATGTCACCGGCGATCACCCTCGATTCCGCCGGGCAGGCGCACTATGCCTGGGTAGCGCTGGACTCTGTTGGCACCGGCCATCTGTTCACCATGAACGAAGGCGGCACGCGACAGGAACTCGTGGATCCACTGGGGCCGGCGCAATTCGACGGGGAAACCCCGCCGAAGCTGCAAACGGCGCCTGACGGCTCCCTGATGATGTCGTACGCCGTGGCGGTTCCGGACTCTGCAGCAAAGTACAAGGCGCTCTCCGGGCTGCGGTTTGTGCGGTCCACGGATGGCGGTGCCACCTGGAGTGTCCCGGTAACGGTGGCTGACGACGGTGACTTGCAGCGGTACCGGAACGATCACACGATGACGATCGGGCAAGACGGTAAGGTCTTCGTGGCCTGGCTCGATGAGCGAGCCGCGGATACGGCCCGGGTCTTCCTCGCGCGCTCGGAGGATCAGGGCGCCACCTGGTCTCGCAACGTGGCGCTCGACATGGAGGAGGCGTGTGGTTGCTGCCGGACACCGGTCACCACCGGGCCGGACGGCACGGTCTACGCGATCTGGCGCAAGGTCCTCGGGGAGCACCGCGACCATGTGGTGGCGCGGTCGCGCGATGGCGGGAGTACGTGGAGCGTTCCGACGTTGGTCCACGCCGACAGCTTTGCGATCGCGCACTGCCCCGATGCCGGGCCGTCCATCGCCGTCGATGCGCAGAACCGCTTGCACATCTCGTGGTGGACCGGGCGCGAAGGGGCGGCTGGGGTGAAGTACGCGTGGAGCGACGATGGCGGGGCGACGTTCTCGGCGCCCACGGCGATCGGGGTCGCCCCGTTCGCCAAGGCCTCCCACAGCCAGCTGGTGCTGTTTGGGGGGACCGGCATCGCAATTGCCTGGGATGACGGCACCCTGCGTCCGGCACGGATCGCCGTGCGAGTCAGTCGTGACCGGGGCGCGAGTTTTGGCGAGGCGACCTACCTGAGCGACAGCGCGGCCACGGCCTCATTCCCCGTCCTCGCGGCACGCGGCGATCAGCTTGAGGTGTTGTGGCAGGAGCGCGGTGCGATCCCGGGAGCCCCGGCGCCGGAGGCGTCGACGCGCGACGGCCCGTGGACGAGCTACGATGCCCGCGGGCCGGCCCGGCTTGTGCGGGCCGTGGTACCCCTGCGGTGA
- a CDS encoding TlpA family protein disulfide reductase has protein sequence MTIRRLLLVGLLSACSRDAGSRAAAGEAFRPITVGAPSPAYEIATYASDTVRVGPAGGPQPLTLLNIWATWCIPCRKEFPTLEGLHRRHASAGLRVVGISVDQGGADAKVQQSAAALGGTFPIARDADGRVQDAFRSIGVPETFLIGADGTLLWRHAGDVTPRVQELEEVIRRHLAGAAP, from the coding sequence GTGACGATCCGGCGGCTGCTTCTCGTTGGCCTGCTCTCGGCGTGCAGCCGAGACGCTGGGTCACGCGCGGCCGCCGGTGAGGCGTTTCGGCCGATCACGGTGGGTGCCCCGTCGCCAGCCTATGAGATTGCGACATATGCCAGCGACACGGTTCGTGTGGGGCCGGCGGGTGGCCCGCAGCCGCTCACGCTGCTGAACATCTGGGCCACCTGGTGCATTCCGTGTCGCAAGGAGTTCCCGACCCTTGAGGGGCTCCATCGGCGACATGCGTCCGCCGGCCTTCGCGTGGTGGGGATCAGTGTGGACCAAGGGGGAGCGGACGCGAAGGTCCAACAATCGGCTGCCGCCCTCGGCGGGACCTTCCCCATTGCCCGGGATGCCGACGGGCGGGTCCAGGACGCCTTTCGGTCGATCGGGGTTCCCGAGACCTTCCTGATCGGCGCGGATGGCACGTTGTTATGGCGCCACGCCGGGGATGTGACGCCGAGGGTACAGGAGCTCGAGGAGGTCATCCGTCGTCACCTGGCTGGGGCGGCCCCATGA
- a CDS encoding metallo-mystery pair system four-Cys motif protein, with the protein MISFLRTTSVLATAVLPAVLAAQSAATTPVRLAMRATVGDAPFACGRSYAGIGKASSTIQATEFKFYVHDVQLTTRDGRTVPVTLTQDGLWQHGSVALLDFEDGSGACSNGNADIHDVIEGTVPAGEYTGVRFTLGVPFDRNHLDLTAQPSPLSLTRMFWAWNSGYKFLRLDLKPEGAQNWVVHLGSTECTPTGSATTMPTACRWANRATVSLDGFNPMQDAIRFDVAALLQAADVSTNQPKTAAGCMSGQNDGDCVAVFDALGLPFGPSKGGTQRVFGVARGALAAPDGAAR; encoded by the coding sequence ATGATCAGCTTCCTCCGCACGACCAGCGTCCTGGCGACCGCGGTCCTTCCCGCCGTCCTTGCCGCCCAGTCAGCGGCGACCACACCGGTCCGCCTCGCGATGCGCGCGACCGTCGGCGACGCTCCCTTCGCCTGTGGCCGCAGCTATGCCGGCATCGGCAAGGCGTCCTCCACCATCCAGGCAACCGAGTTCAAGTTCTACGTCCATGACGTGCAGCTCACGACGCGGGATGGTCGCACAGTCCCCGTAACGCTGACCCAGGATGGCCTCTGGCAACACGGCTCGGTCGCGTTGCTCGACTTCGAGGATGGCAGCGGCGCCTGCTCCAACGGCAATGCCGATATCCACGATGTCATCGAGGGGACTGTGCCGGCCGGGGAGTACACCGGGGTGCGCTTCACCCTCGGCGTCCCGTTCGATCGCAATCACCTCGACCTCACCGCGCAGCCCTCGCCCCTCTCGTTGACGCGCATGTTCTGGGCGTGGAACTCCGGGTACAAGTTCCTCCGCCTGGACCTCAAGCCCGAAGGCGCGCAGAACTGGGTGGTGCACCTGGGGAGCACGGAGTGCACCCCGACCGGCTCGGCGACCACGATGCCCACCGCCTGTCGCTGGGCGAACCGCGCCACGGTGTCCCTGGATGGCTTCAATCCCATGCAGGATGCCATTCGCTTCGACGTCGCCGCGTTGCTCCAGGCGGCAGACGTGTCCACCAACCAGCCGAAGACCGCCGCCGGGTGCATGTCGGGCCAGAATGATGGGGACTGCGTGGCGGTGTTCGACGCCCTGGGATTGCCCTTCGGCCCGTCGAAGGGTGGGACGCAGCGCGTCTTTGGTGTCGCCCGCGGGGCGCTCGCCGCGCCGGACGGTGCGGCGCGATGA
- a CDS encoding di-heme enzyme: protein MIVRRALLLLGIAVGPWLLLARDASTAASAAVVQPAPYDWQLPRGFPEPRVPVDNPMSEAKVHLGRLLFYDRRLSGNETFSCGNCHLQSKAFADPLPRGVGSTGEVHPRGAMGLANIAYAPVLTWANPNIKSLEQQAMLPMFGETPVELGLAGREQELLARLAADSAYPRLFRAAFPHEDGAITVRRVTQAIAAFERTLISGRSPYDRYLAGDTTAITRSARRGEELFFSEKLECFHCHGGFNFTNTVDYKGKGFVEIEFHNTGLYNVDGKGAYPTQNPGVSEHTGDPEDMGKFKAPSLRNIALTAPYMHDGSVRTLDAALDHYAAGGRTLATGPHRGVGRRNPYKSSFVKGFTLSARERRDVLAFLHSLTDSTFVSDPRFADPFARPHSPTTR from the coding sequence ATGATCGTCCGTCGCGCGCTGCTCCTCCTCGGCATTGCCGTGGGCCCGTGGCTCCTCCTGGCGCGAGACGCGTCCACGGCGGCTTCGGCCGCCGTGGTGCAGCCGGCGCCGTACGACTGGCAACTGCCGCGCGGCTTCCCGGAGCCCCGCGTCCCCGTCGACAACCCGATGTCGGAGGCCAAGGTGCACCTTGGGCGGCTGTTGTTCTATGACCGGCGCCTGTCCGGCAACGAGACCTTCTCCTGCGGGAACTGCCACCTGCAGTCAAAGGCCTTCGCGGACCCACTCCCGCGCGGGGTCGGGTCCACCGGGGAGGTGCACCCGCGTGGGGCGATGGGATTGGCCAACATCGCGTATGCCCCCGTGCTCACGTGGGCGAACCCCAATATCAAGTCCCTCGAGCAGCAGGCGATGTTGCCGATGTTTGGCGAGACTCCCGTGGAGCTTGGCCTCGCCGGACGCGAGCAGGAACTGCTGGCACGCCTCGCGGCGGACAGCGCGTATCCGCGGCTCTTCCGCGCCGCATTCCCGCACGAGGATGGCGCCATCACCGTGCGTCGCGTGACCCAGGCGATTGCCGCGTTCGAGCGAACGCTTATCTCGGGGCGTTCGCCCTACGACCGGTACCTGGCGGGCGACACCACCGCCATCACGCGCTCGGCGCGACGCGGCGAGGAACTGTTCTTCAGCGAGAAGCTCGAGTGCTTCCACTGTCACGGCGGATTCAACTTCACCAACACCGTCGACTATAAGGGCAAGGGATTCGTGGAGATCGAGTTCCACAACACCGGCCTGTACAACGTCGACGGCAAGGGCGCCTACCCCACCCAGAACCCGGGGGTGAGCGAGCATACGGGTGACCCTGAGGACATGGGCAAGTTCAAGGCACCGTCGTTACGCAACATCGCCCTCACCGCGCCCTACATGCATGATGGTTCGGTCCGCACCCTGGACGCCGCCCTGGACCACTACGCGGCGGGCGGACGGACGCTTGCCACGGGGCCGCATCGTGGGGTGGGGCGTCGCAATCCGTACAAGAGCTCCTTCGTGAAGGGCTTCACACTCTCCGCCCGGGAGCGACGCGACGTGCTCGCGTTCCTGCACAGCCTCACCGACAGCACGTTCGTCTCGGATCCGCGATTCGCCGATCCCTTTGCTCGTCCCCATTCGCCCACCACACGATGA
- a CDS encoding DJ-1/PfpI family protein, whose translation MMQVMTRFVDDLAQGDPKVKEAIAPTKPRQIAMVAYPGMFPLDLLGPLTVFSDLLNTQVHLVWKTKQQVPAGRGVTLTTTAFADVPRDLDVLFLPGGTVGTVAAMRDQEVLAFLRSRAATTRYITSVCTGSLILGAAGLLQGYKATSHWLTHDLLAQFGASPVKARVVEDRNRITGAGVTAGLDFALLLTARLAGENYAKAEQLNIEYDPDPPFKAGSLKGAGPVVSGALGRMYAPSLEAFKAATAEARAKLG comes from the coding sequence ATGATGCAGGTCATGACCCGGTTCGTTGACGACCTGGCGCAGGGCGACCCGAAGGTCAAGGAGGCCATTGCCCCGACGAAGCCGCGCCAGATCGCGATGGTGGCGTACCCCGGGATGTTCCCCCTCGACCTTCTCGGGCCGCTCACCGTCTTCTCCGACCTGTTGAATACGCAGGTGCACCTTGTGTGGAAGACCAAACAGCAGGTGCCGGCCGGGCGCGGCGTGACGCTGACGACCACGGCGTTTGCCGACGTGCCGCGTGACCTCGACGTGCTCTTCCTTCCCGGCGGGACCGTCGGGACCGTGGCCGCAATGCGGGACCAGGAAGTGCTGGCGTTCCTGCGCTCCCGTGCGGCAACCACCCGCTACATCACCAGCGTGTGCACGGGCTCCCTGATCCTCGGCGCCGCCGGCCTGCTCCAGGGATACAAGGCGACGTCGCACTGGCTCACGCACGACCTGCTGGCGCAGTTTGGGGCGTCCCCGGTCAAGGCGCGGGTCGTAGAGGACCGCAATCGCATCACGGGCGCCGGGGTCACGGCCGGGCTGGACTTTGCCCTGCTGCTGACGGCACGACTCGCCGGCGAGAACTACGCAAAGGCCGAGCAGCTTAACATCGAGTACGACCCGGATCCGCCGTTCAAGGCCGGGTCCCTCAAGGGGGCGGGGCCGGTCGTGTCCGGGGCGCTCGGGCGCATGTATGCCCCGTCGCTCGAGGCGTTCAAGGCGGCCACCGCCGAGGCTCGTGCAAAGCTCGGATAA